In the genome of Hyphobacterium sp. CCMP332, one region contains:
- a CDS encoding caspase family protein: protein MKNRLMYNFNLLGASLLNLFFLLHGQSRAQDLELVIPVEHEAPVNHYRFSEDGKHILSVDRSGLIVLRESQTFRFINSYKHPLLNSEGKKDLERQIIAGLKGNKLYSIDEDKIMIWDIVSGQIISSFNFRNEIKNLPQFLDPINLHFTQNHLYLFLGGERPIYDFNDDYYTVDGPRHVRKRINDMPFRYGYGSIDIIHFKISSEGISVNSNLKKETFGEPVYNCFFLGEQIMILDENEVYDFENKNVLPVELYGPIDSIHYFENKLIIFTSYGDIMLETGKKDIKIIVEGESGEVREYIQANFPDYSPESKVYRTDYVDLIDNDFEGKRLLISKDSIQIYVLDEERQVDKLLNKKLAGSLPLVKTSCTDSTFIRILQLNGRLAYQSFSPSEIPIFKSSEITGDYKIGDLSFPYNDATLYISDENYFEKERREGNTVFSNYFHNWHVYENGIIKDTLLGSTWELPDLINGKTNIRLNGYDEYYDIETSAYERNSNYQLASLDTNGLILAIYGGVMMLVRYGDFEDNFDLKFIQKNNLSTGNQCFALFNNWQKFGGIVLKDKGFYSFQIDPNKGIKEMNTFKLSKALKGDVSSLEILTAAKGQYLFVTYKSGITDIYKIKKSNTSPELNYFLTLTADIDDWIIHNETGVFDGSGFENNQFYFRKGTLTIGFDQLKDRFYQPGFAQRMFQGQKVDIKTSLNQIKIYPKIDLKAPNKNDHKLGISIRNQGGGIGPVIIKVNGKETTSDARGLANARETSEEFEIQYDIKDHPYLKEGVNLIEVQAYNSDEHLISPASKVYYINSRTEESPSPKLYAIIVGTSDYKGTSLDLSYPDKDAEAFSEVLKLASESYLGAENTFIQLLSTAGDLKPSKQNIGEAFRKVSLTAKPQDLLLLYFAGHGTNYEGGSADFYYITTSASSGNISDPIVRENVAISSDEITEWVKSIPALKQVLIFDACHSGQFAEDLMGKRSSKQATELRALERMKDRTGMYILSGSAADAVSYEASIYGQGLLTYSLLFGMKGGSLRDNRYVDVLSLFQFAADKVPDLAREIGGIQKPEIRIPYGGESFDLGMLESIDREKIQLPSPKPIFIRSIFQNQQTFDDNLDLSEELNQQLRDIQANDESIIFVDVARFTNAYSIRGVYSDKNGQITLQANLLKNGSVISNIDLTHPDKVEIIKALKNLIAEAI from the coding sequence ATGAAAAATAGATTAATGTACAATTTCAATCTTCTTGGGGCTTCTCTTCTAAATCTCTTTTTTCTTTTACATGGCCAATCTCGGGCGCAGGATTTAGAGCTTGTGATTCCGGTGGAACATGAAGCTCCTGTAAACCATTACAGATTTTCTGAAGACGGTAAGCATATACTTTCTGTTGATCGTTCCGGATTGATTGTCCTAAGGGAAAGTCAGACTTTTCGATTCATTAACAGCTATAAGCATCCGCTATTAAATTCTGAAGGAAAAAAAGATTTGGAACGCCAGATAATTGCAGGCTTGAAGGGTAATAAACTATATTCCATCGATGAGGATAAAATAATGATCTGGGATATTGTTTCGGGACAAATCATTTCCAGCTTCAATTTCAGAAACGAAATCAAAAACTTACCTCAATTTCTTGACCCTATTAATCTACATTTTACACAAAACCACTTATACCTATTCCTGGGTGGAGAACGGCCGATATATGATTTCAACGATGATTATTATACAGTCGATGGTCCGCGGCATGTAAGAAAGCGGATTAACGATATGCCGTTTCGATATGGATACGGAAGTATCGATATAATTCACTTTAAAATAAGTTCAGAGGGCATATCAGTAAACTCCAATTTGAAAAAAGAAACTTTTGGTGAACCGGTTTACAATTGTTTTTTTCTGGGTGAACAAATAATGATATTGGATGAGAATGAAGTCTATGATTTTGAAAACAAGAATGTATTGCCTGTGGAATTATATGGACCAATTGATAGCATCCATTATTTTGAGAATAAACTGATAATATTCACAAGCTATGGTGATATAATGCTAGAAACAGGCAAAAAAGACATTAAAATCATTGTAGAGGGTGAAAGTGGAGAAGTCCGGGAATATATTCAGGCAAATTTTCCTGACTATTCTCCGGAAAGCAAAGTTTATCGAACTGATTATGTGGACCTGATAGACAATGATTTTGAAGGCAAAAGGCTTCTGATTTCCAAAGATTCAATCCAGATCTATGTTTTAGATGAAGAAAGGCAGGTTGATAAACTTTTAAATAAAAAGCTTGCAGGTTCACTTCCTTTGGTGAAAACCAGTTGCACCGACAGCACTTTTATCAGGATTCTACAATTAAATGGGAGGTTGGCTTATCAATCATTCAGTCCTTCAGAAATCCCAATATTTAAGTCTTCCGAAATTACAGGAGATTATAAGATAGGCGATCTCTCTTTCCCCTATAACGATGCAACGCTCTATATATCGGATGAGAATTATTTTGAAAAAGAACGGCGCGAAGGCAATACAGTTTTCAGTAACTATTTCCACAACTGGCATGTTTATGAGAATGGGATCATAAAAGACACCCTTCTTGGAAGCACATGGGAGCTGCCGGACTTGATAAATGGAAAGACAAACATCCGATTAAATGGCTATGATGAATACTATGATATTGAAACAAGTGCCTATGAACGTAACAGCAATTATCAACTAGCTTCATTAGATACAAATGGTTTGATTTTAGCCATATACGGCGGTGTGATGATGCTGGTAAGATATGGAGACTTCGAAGATAATTTTGATTTAAAGTTCATACAGAAAAATAATCTTTCAACAGGGAATCAATGCTTTGCACTCTTCAATAATTGGCAAAAATTCGGAGGAATTGTATTAAAAGATAAAGGCTTTTATTCTTTTCAAATTGATCCAAATAAGGGAATCAAAGAGATGAACACATTCAAGTTAAGCAAAGCCCTGAAAGGAGATGTATCATCACTTGAAATTCTTACAGCTGCTAAAGGGCAATATCTGTTTGTGACATACAAGTCGGGCATTACCGATATCTATAAAATCAAAAAATCCAATACTAGTCCGGAATTGAATTATTTTCTCACTCTCACGGCAGACATTGATGACTGGATTATCCATAATGAGACCGGGGTATTTGATGGTAGTGGGTTTGAGAATAATCAATTCTATTTCAGAAAAGGAACCCTCACTATTGGGTTTGACCAGCTCAAAGACAGATTCTATCAACCTGGCTTTGCTCAGCGGATGTTCCAGGGTCAAAAGGTTGACATTAAGACGTCCCTAAATCAAATTAAAATATATCCAAAAATCGATCTGAAGGCCCCTAACAAAAATGATCATAAACTTGGTATATCAATAAGAAATCAAGGTGGAGGCATAGGACCAGTGATCATCAAGGTAAACGGAAAAGAAACAACCAGCGATGCACGTGGATTAGCAAATGCAAGAGAGACTTCCGAAGAGTTTGAAATTCAATATGACATTAAAGATCATCCCTATTTGAAAGAAGGTGTTAACCTTATTGAAGTACAGGCTTATAATTCAGATGAGCATCTCATTAGTCCTGCCAGTAAAGTCTATTATATAAACAGTCGCACAGAGGAATCGCCTAGTCCAAAACTATATGCAATTATAGTTGGTACCTCGGATTACAAAGGCACCAGTTTAGACCTTTCTTATCCAGATAAGGATGCCGAAGCATTTTCTGAAGTTCTGAAACTGGCTTCCGAATCTTATCTAGGTGCTGAAAATACATTTATCCAATTATTAAGCACCGCTGGTGATCTGAAACCAAGTAAGCAGAATATTGGAGAAGCATTCAGAAAGGTTTCATTAACTGCAAAGCCGCAGGATCTTCTTTTACTTTACTTCGCCGGACACGGAACGAATTATGAAGGAGGGTCTGCTGATTTTTACTATATAACCACATCAGCATCGAGCGGAAACATTAGCGACCCTATTGTCAGAGAAAACGTAGCGATTTCGAGTGATGAAATAACAGAATGGGTAAAATCAATCCCGGCATTAAAACAAGTCCTCATTTTCGATGCATGTCATTCAGGTCAGTTTGCTGAAGACCTTATGGGTAAACGCTCTTCAAAGCAAGCAACTGAACTCAGGGCATTGGAAAGAATGAAGGATCGAACAGGAATGTATATACTCTCAGGTTCCGCAGCTGATGCGGTCAGTTATGAAGCGAGTATTTACGGTCAGGGATTGCTTACATATAGCCTATTGTTTGGTATGAAAGGTGGTTCTCTCAGGGATAATAGGTATGTAGACGTATTAAGCCTATTTCAATTTGCTGCCGATAAGGTACCAGATTTGGCCAGAGAAATTGGTGGAATTCAAAAACCGGAAATCCGAATACCATATGGAGGTGAATCTTTCGACTTGGGCATGCTGGAGTCAATAGATCGGGAAAAAATTCAACTTCCCAGTCCAAAGCCAATTTTTATTCGATCTATATTTCAAAACCAACAAACATTTGATGACAATCTTGATCTTTCAGAGGAACTCAACCAGCAGTTAAGAGATATACAAGCAAATGATGAAAGTATCATTTTTGTGGATGTAGCAAGGTTTACTAATGCATATTCTATCCGTGGTGTATACAGCGATAAAAACGGTCAAATTACATTACAAGCCAATCTACTTAAAAACGGTTCTGTTATTTCGAATATCGATCTGACTCACCCTGATAAAGTAGAAATCATTAAAGCACTGAAAAATCTTATTGCTGAAGCCATTTAG
- the mnmE gene encoding tRNA uridine-5-carboxymethylaminomethyl(34) synthesis GTPase MnmE codes for MSSNIPEQKDCIVAPASPKGVGAIALIRLSGKDSFRILNRIFQGKDLEKAKSHRIYYGRIMDGAEEIDEVLVSVFKAPRSYTMEDIAEISTHGSPYIVDRVIRLLIENGARFAKAGEFTQRAFLNGRFDLAQAEAVADLIASESEAEHKNAINQMRGGFSQEIKKLREELIHFASLIELELDFSEEDVEFADREKLKALVENIRMVVTELIQSFKFGSVLKEGIPVAIVGKPNAGKSTLMNALLKEEKAIVTEIAGTTRDYIEDHFVLDGIKFRLIDTAGLRDTQDIIEAAGVKRSIEQLEKAKIGIYLFDAMETGPGELEKELKPLHSHCEALFPIGNKSDLGLHSGWTGKEEDILFISAKGQENLKLFTDLLTKAALEGLSGDTSTITNARHYESLLKCQKSLDEVLESLSSQVATDLIAQDIRYALHHLGEITGEITTDDLLENIFSKFCIGK; via the coding sequence TTGAGTTCCAATATACCCGAACAAAAAGATTGTATTGTAGCCCCGGCAAGCCCAAAAGGTGTCGGGGCTATTGCGCTTATAAGGCTCAGTGGAAAGGATTCCTTTCGCATTCTCAATAGAATTTTTCAAGGCAAAGACCTGGAGAAAGCCAAATCGCACCGTATTTATTATGGCAGAATAATGGATGGCGCTGAGGAAATCGATGAGGTTTTGGTTTCTGTTTTTAAAGCGCCCCGCTCCTACACCATGGAAGATATTGCTGAAATTTCCACCCATGGCTCGCCTTATATTGTAGACCGTGTCATAAGACTTTTAATTGAAAATGGGGCTCGTTTTGCCAAAGCAGGAGAATTCACGCAAAGAGCATTTTTAAATGGTCGATTTGATCTGGCACAAGCAGAAGCAGTTGCAGATTTGATTGCCTCAGAATCGGAAGCCGAGCATAAAAATGCCATCAATCAAATGCGTGGAGGCTTTTCTCAGGAAATCAAAAAGCTCAGAGAGGAACTCATTCATTTTGCTTCTTTAATAGAACTGGAGCTGGATTTCTCGGAAGAAGATGTTGAATTTGCCGACCGTGAAAAACTCAAAGCACTGGTAGAAAATATTAGAATGGTCGTTACAGAATTGATTCAGTCATTCAAATTCGGAAGTGTATTAAAGGAGGGAATTCCGGTGGCCATTGTTGGAAAGCCCAATGCCGGGAAATCAACTTTGATGAATGCGCTTTTGAAAGAAGAGAAAGCCATAGTCACCGAAATCGCCGGTACCACAAGGGATTATATCGAAGACCATTTTGTATTGGATGGCATCAAATTCAGATTGATTGATACAGCAGGATTGCGCGACACGCAGGATATCATTGAAGCCGCCGGTGTAAAGCGAAGCATTGAACAATTGGAAAAGGCCAAAATCGGCATTTATCTTTTTGATGCAATGGAAACCGGGCCCGGGGAACTCGAAAAAGAATTAAAACCCCTTCATTCACATTGCGAAGCCCTCTTCCCCATTGGCAATAAATCGGATTTGGGTTTGCATTCCGGTTGGACCGGGAAAGAAGAAGACATCCTTTTTATTTCAGCCAAAGGACAGGAAAATTTAAAATTATTCACCGACCTATTAACGAAGGCAGCACTTGAAGGCCTGAGTGGTGACACCAGCACGATAACCAATGCTAGACATTATGAAAGCTTATTAAAATGCCAAAAATCACTGGATGAAGTTTTAGAATCTCTCAGTTCGCAAGTCGCCACCGACCTCATAGCTCAAGACATCCGTTATGCTCTTCACCATTTAGGGGAAATCACGGGGGAGATCACGACCGATGATTTGCTCGAGAACATCTTCTCGAAATTCTGTATCGGAAAATAA
- a CDS encoding DUF255 domain-containing protein encodes MKKSLLLIIPLLWIAQSAFVSSPNPKSGIKWMSYEQVLEASKKEPKKVFVDVYTDWCGWCKRMDQTTFQNEKVINILKEDYYAVKLDAESDEKFVQNGKEMTYRQLARSYKATGYPTTVYLNEDLSVIQAVPGYQKAESLEMILAYFGGNHHQTTAWPEFQKQYQSAN; translated from the coding sequence ATGAAAAAGTCATTACTGCTAATAATCCCACTTTTATGGATTGCACAGAGCGCCTTTGTAAGCAGTCCGAATCCAAAATCAGGCATAAAATGGATGAGCTATGAGCAAGTTTTGGAAGCTTCAAAAAAGGAACCAAAAAAAGTTTTTGTCGATGTTTACACCGATTGGTGTGGATGGTGTAAAAGAATGGACCAGACCACTTTTCAGAATGAAAAAGTCATCAATATTCTCAAGGAAGATTATTACGCCGTAAAGCTCGATGCTGAAAGCGATGAGAAATTTGTACAGAATGGCAAGGAAATGACCTATCGGCAATTGGCGCGATCGTATAAAGCCACCGGTTATCCTACTACCGTTTACCTAAATGAAGACCTTTCTGTCATTCAGGCAGTGCCCGGTTATCAAAAAGCGGAAAGTCTTGAAATGATTCTGGCCTATTTCGGAGGCAATCATCACCAGACGACGGCCTGGCCGGAATTCCAAAAACAATATCAAAGCGCCAATTAA